The Vicinamibacterales bacterium genome includes a region encoding these proteins:
- a CDS encoding TonB-dependent receptor yields MARTKTVSLALLLVLGAGVVARAQVTTGIISGYVFDPSGRLIANAEVSVSDNLHAVARTTTTDNAGLYRFAELPPAAYDVSAAAQGLERIHRAQVPLAVNSQVRVDFHLPLAGIAQTVLVTAPLEPMQAESAELGSILDQRRIQALPINRRDFLQLAMLTSGVNPPAEGSELSSRGSFAMHANGGREEYNNFLLDGVDNNDPYVNRFVVQPPVDSIQEFKIATNSYSAEYGRSASGQVNVITRSGTNRFDVTAYEYFRNQALNARNVFDTAPDKPVFERNQFGFSVGGPLLRNRTFVFANVDRLRERRTATRLSTVPTDLQRSGNLSELATPVIDPFTRQPYAGNIIPTGRIDPVALKVLDLFPRANRAGLSGNYVHDAPVREDQDQMAIRVDHRLSNAGQLTVRYNRGMVDAFDPYAEDTDTVSGFGNSYRDPAHNALLQYQHVLGSHAFSSTRFGFNRYSREILSEHAGVDVGRLWGVNWLQVPERDFGYPTITIAGFSKVGDAITLPIRRHTTTLQLAQSLSLDRGRHLWRLGAEIRHQRLDGNLDMLARGSLTFSGFVSGTGISDLLLGLPSFGMQSRADNTLQLRTTAYSAYVQDDWKIRPDLTLNLGVRYEYNTPSVDPANHMSSFDPATGTVIPVGSGSISPSGVQPDWNNVAPRVGIAWSPGAGLVVRGGYGVYYDSGMFEVNSAQYFNPPQFTLRVYFPTQFSLLTLANPFPSTGGFAPPPSLSTLSPDLTTSVMQHWNVGVQRQLGSVGTATVSYAGSKGSHLIRPRDLNQPRPGTGDVQDRRPYPEYGSIFFIESAGRSTFHSLQVLFSRPMTSGVAVSAAYTLSRSMDDGSSFLGTKGDPNFPQDSRNMAAQWGPSNFDIRHRFSASFICQLPSGSIITRHTELRGIVTLQSGQPFTPLLRFDNSNTGNTGQQSGSDHPNLVGDPATSDPTADRWFNTSALAVPEPATFGNAGRNILRGPGYASVDLSLARRFRLGNRSELTLEAQVFNLFNRANYELPELYVDEPATFSRIFAAKAPRQVQLALRVSF; encoded by the coding sequence ATGGCACGCACGAAGACTGTCTCTTTGGCGCTGCTGCTCGTCCTCGGCGCCGGCGTCGTTGCCCGGGCCCAGGTGACCACGGGGATCATCAGCGGCTACGTGTTCGACCCCAGCGGACGGCTGATCGCCAATGCTGAGGTGTCGGTTTCAGACAACCTTCACGCCGTCGCCCGCACCACCACGACCGACAACGCCGGTTTGTATCGCTTCGCTGAGTTGCCGCCGGCGGCCTATGACGTTTCCGCGGCGGCGCAGGGGCTCGAACGGATCCATCGCGCGCAGGTGCCGCTGGCGGTCAACAGCCAGGTCCGGGTGGACTTCCACCTGCCCCTCGCGGGCATCGCCCAAACCGTCCTGGTGACCGCGCCCCTCGAGCCGATGCAAGCGGAGTCGGCCGAACTGGGCAGCATCCTCGACCAGCGGCGCATCCAGGCACTGCCCATCAACCGCCGCGATTTCCTGCAACTGGCGATGCTCACCTCCGGGGTCAATCCACCCGCCGAGGGCTCCGAGTTGTCGTCGCGCGGCTCGTTTGCGATGCACGCCAACGGGGGTCGCGAGGAGTACAACAACTTCCTGCTCGACGGCGTGGACAACAACGACCCCTACGTGAACCGCTTCGTGGTCCAGCCTCCCGTGGACAGCATCCAGGAATTCAAGATCGCCACGAACAGCTACAGCGCCGAGTACGGACGGAGCGCGTCCGGCCAGGTGAACGTCATCACGAGGAGTGGCACCAACCGATTCGACGTGACGGCCTACGAGTACTTCCGCAACCAGGCGTTGAACGCCCGCAACGTGTTCGATACCGCGCCGGACAAGCCGGTGTTCGAACGCAATCAGTTCGGCTTCAGCGTCGGTGGGCCCCTCCTGCGAAACCGCACGTTCGTCTTCGCCAACGTCGACCGCCTGCGCGAACGGCGCACGGCCACGCGCCTGTCGACGGTCCCGACCGACCTGCAGCGGAGCGGCAACCTGTCAGAATTGGCCACGCCCGTCATCGATCCCTTTACGCGACAGCCCTACGCCGGCAACATCATTCCGACCGGCCGGATCGATCCGGTCGCGCTCAAGGTGCTGGATCTGTTTCCGCGGGCCAACCGGGCCGGCCTCTCCGGAAACTACGTGCACGACGCGCCCGTCCGTGAAGACCAGGACCAGATGGCGATCCGGGTGGACCACCGGTTGTCGAACGCCGGGCAGTTGACCGTGCGCTACAACAGGGGCATGGTGGACGCCTTCGACCCATACGCGGAAGACACGGACACGGTGTCCGGCTTCGGCAACTCCTACAGGGATCCCGCGCACAACGCGCTTCTGCAGTACCAGCACGTCCTCGGCAGCCACGCGTTCAGTTCGACGCGGTTCGGGTTCAACCGGTACTCGCGGGAGATTCTCTCCGAGCACGCGGGAGTGGACGTCGGGCGGCTGTGGGGGGTGAACTGGTTGCAGGTGCCCGAGCGTGACTTCGGCTACCCGACCATCACGATCGCGGGGTTCTCGAAGGTCGGGGACGCCATCACCCTGCCCATCCGGCGGCACACCACCACCCTCCAGCTGGCCCAGAGTCTCTCGCTCGACCGCGGAAGACATCTATGGCGGCTCGGCGCGGAGATCCGTCACCAGAGGCTCGACGGCAACCTGGACATGCTGGCGCGAGGATCGCTGACATTCTCCGGCTTTGTCTCGGGCACTGGCATCAGCGACCTCCTGCTCGGCCTGCCGTCCTTCGGCATGCAGTCGAGGGCCGACAACACGCTGCAGTTGCGCACCACGGCCTACAGCGCCTACGTGCAGGACGACTGGAAGATCCGTCCTGATCTCACGTTGAACCTCGGCGTGCGCTACGAGTACAACACCCCCTCCGTCGACCCGGCGAACCACATGTCCAGCTTCGATCCTGCAACGGGCACGGTGATCCCAGTGGGCAGCGGCTCGATCTCGCCTTCGGGCGTCCAGCCGGACTGGAACAACGTCGCGCCGCGGGTCGGCATCGCCTGGAGTCCTGGCGCCGGCCTGGTGGTGAGAGGGGGCTACGGCGTGTACTACGACTCGGGCATGTTCGAAGTGAACTCCGCACAGTACTTCAACCCACCGCAGTTCACGCTCAGGGTCTACTTCCCGACGCAGTTCTCGCTCCTGACCCTCGCCAACCCGTTCCCCTCAACCGGGGGATTCGCGCCGCCTCCGTCGCTCAGCACGCTGAGCCCGGATCTGACGACGTCGGTCATGCAACACTGGAATGTCGGCGTCCAGCGCCAGCTCGGGTCGGTCGGAACCGCGACCGTCAGCTATGCAGGCTCGAAGGGCAGCCACCTGATTCGGCCGCGCGACCTGAATCAGCCGAGGCCGGGCACGGGCGACGTGCAGGACCGGCGGCCATACCCGGAGTACGGAAGCATCTTCTTCATCGAGAGCGCTGGTCGTTCCACGTTCCACTCCCTCCAGGTGCTGTTCAGCCGCCCCATGACGAGCGGTGTGGCGGTATCTGCCGCCTACACGCTCTCCAGGTCGATGGACGACGGCTCGTCGTTCCTGGGCACGAAGGGAGACCCGAACTTCCCGCAGGACAGCCGGAACATGGCCGCGCAGTGGGGGCCGTCGAACTTCGACATCCGGCACCGCTTCTCGGCGTCGTTCATTTGCCAACTGCCGTCGGGCAGCATCATCACGCGTCACACCGAACTGCGCGGCATCGTCACGCTGCAGTCGGGGCAGCCGTTCACTCCGCTCCTGCGGTTCGACAACAGCAACACGGGCAACACCGGTCAGCAGAGCGGCTCGGATCATCCCAACCTGGTCGGCGATCCGGCGACCTCCGATCCGACCGCGGACCGCTGGTTCAACACGAGCGCGCTCGCCGTGCCGGAGCCCGCCACCTTCGGGAACGCAGGACGCAACATCCTCCGTGGCCCTGGCTACGCATCGGTGGACCTGTCGCTGGCGCGCAGGTTCCGGCTTGGCAATCGCAGCGAACTCACGCTCGAGGCGCAGGTCTTCAACCTGTTCAACCGGGCGAACTACGAGCTGCCGGAACTCTACGTGGACGAGCCCGCCACATTCAGTCGGATCTTCGCGGCGAAGGCGCCAAGGCAGGTTCAGCTGGCGCTGCGGGTGAGCTTCTGA
- a CDS encoding PKD domain-containing protein, whose product MHSDRAHNRRSMGLILLLAIALVGAGLAAPAQAAPPGVKVVPWVASNSLVPHDTYPGKAVKLKGTSSVQGANIAWTWDYGDGTPVATGTVSDMYVVEATHTYAGTIGTVFTARLTIQNTTTGESASKPYYVKLQTKSLSVEVNVAIDEGLWELHKEQYRYHYVDPTSHKESELGAWDRSRFGGAAFSGYYTIWAANVNAFEVNGHLENGDPDNPYVETVARGMRQLFYCLTGSAIPASITNPKGTFSPDGNGNTKAIYVNQSYPFYQGGFFVDAIVSSGTPNAVVQAGPAALDGMTYVNVVQDLVDGYVNCQYRNSPQGGGWRYSCGEAPDNSPSQWAAISIIPALREWGTEHTPPGPVNISPLVKEWNKVWLQYSYDGHGFGYTSAGYYPWGPYAVTPSGMVQMVMDGVGRGNPMWDNVETWMRNNFGNSGGATVAVKDYYYGLFSFVKSLLLHPCPTPAACSRDASDTTPYGIKMLHSATAGVPDIDWYGAETSKGAPTDGIARTLVNDQNTTWGYWYGHNNDGNQYRFETASAIIMLNRTVFAGGAPVAVAVATPNPAVAGAIVTLDGTGSFHQDVAKTIVQWDWDIDGDGIFELHGPIVTHTWAALGTYPVTLQVTDNAGTPATASSILTVIVSIPPLAPTANAGGPYNLCPGAKPWFLDGSKSVNPDEGKSEPGQPADTIYANPNQFTWNLGTAFGDAIGIKPDVTAWFTAKGPGNYLVQLKVTDTTATAYPSSGQPNLSSTASGYVYVKSATDPACVACITNLKASAKSKLVQLTWTLTGADHYNVYRSTVNGGPYSKIAVAIATQTVFFDATVVNGTTYYYVVRPTTLGETELCQSNQVSALPRALR is encoded by the coding sequence ATGCACAGCGACCGAGCTCACAACCGTCGGTCGATGGGACTCATCCTGCTTCTGGCCATCGCCCTGGTCGGTGCGGGTCTGGCTGCGCCGGCGCAGGCGGCCCCACCGGGCGTCAAGGTCGTGCCTTGGGTCGCCAGCAACTCGCTGGTCCCGCACGACACCTATCCTGGAAAAGCAGTCAAACTCAAGGGCACGTCCAGCGTCCAGGGAGCCAACATCGCGTGGACCTGGGACTACGGCGACGGGACGCCGGTGGCGACCGGAACGGTCAGCGACATGTACGTCGTCGAAGCCACCCACACGTATGCCGGCACGATCGGCACGGTGTTCACGGCCCGTCTGACCATCCAGAACACCACGACCGGCGAGTCGGCCAGCAAACCGTACTACGTCAAGCTCCAGACGAAGTCCCTGTCCGTCGAGGTGAACGTGGCCATCGACGAGGGACTGTGGGAACTCCACAAGGAGCAATACCGCTACCACTACGTCGATCCAACGTCACACAAGGAGAGCGAACTTGGGGCGTGGGACCGATCCAGGTTCGGCGGGGCGGCGTTCTCGGGCTACTACACGATCTGGGCCGCCAACGTGAATGCGTTCGAGGTGAACGGCCACCTGGAGAACGGAGACCCGGACAATCCGTACGTGGAAACCGTGGCTCGCGGAATGCGCCAGCTCTTCTACTGCCTGACGGGCAGTGCCATCCCCGCATCCATCACCAACCCCAAGGGCACGTTCAGTCCTGATGGAAACGGCAACACCAAGGCCATCTACGTCAACCAGAGCTACCCGTTCTATCAGGGTGGGTTCTTCGTCGATGCGATCGTGAGCAGCGGCACGCCAAACGCCGTCGTCCAGGCCGGGCCGGCCGCCCTCGATGGCATGACCTACGTCAACGTCGTCCAGGACCTGGTGGACGGGTACGTCAACTGTCAGTACAGGAACAGCCCACAAGGCGGTGGCTGGCGGTACAGCTGCGGCGAAGCCCCGGACAACTCGCCCAGCCAGTGGGCCGCGATCTCCATCATTCCCGCACTCCGTGAGTGGGGGACCGAGCACACACCTCCTGGGCCGGTCAACATCTCACCACTGGTGAAGGAATGGAACAAGGTCTGGCTGCAGTACAGCTACGACGGGCACGGGTTCGGGTACACCAGCGCGGGCTACTACCCGTGGGGCCCGTACGCGGTCACCCCATCGGGCATGGTCCAGATGGTGATGGACGGCGTCGGCCGCGGCAACCCGATGTGGGACAACGTCGAGACGTGGATGCGCAACAACTTCGGCAACTCGGGTGGTGCGACGGTCGCCGTGAAGGACTACTACTACGGCCTGTTCTCGTTCGTGAAGTCCCTGTTGCTGCACCCGTGCCCCACACCGGCGGCCTGCAGCCGGGACGCGAGTGACACGACCCCGTACGGCATCAAGATGCTGCACTCGGCGACGGCGGGTGTCCCTGACATCGACTGGTACGGTGCCGAGACGTCCAAGGGCGCCCCGACCGATGGGATCGCGAGGACGCTCGTCAACGATCAGAACACGACGTGGGGCTACTGGTACGGCCACAACAATGACGGCAACCAGTACCGGTTCGAGACCGCGTCGGCGATCATCATGCTGAACCGCACGGTGTTTGCCGGCGGCGCTCCGGTGGCGGTCGCGGTGGCCACGCCGAACCCGGCGGTCGCCGGCGCCATCGTGACGCTCGACGGAACCGGCTCGTTCCACCAGGATGTCGCAAAGACCATTGTTCAGTGGGACTGGGACATCGACGGCGACGGGATCTTCGAGCTGCACGGCCCGATCGTGACCCACACCTGGGCAGCGCTGGGCACCTATCCGGTGACGCTCCAGGTCACCGACAACGCGGGCACGCCGGCAACGGCTTCCTCGATCCTGACCGTCATCGTGTCGATTCCGCCGCTGGCGCCGACGGCCAATGCCGGCGGTCCCTACAACCTCTGCCCGGGTGCCAAGCCCTGGTTCCTCGACGGCTCGAAGTCGGTGAACCCGGACGAGGGCAAGAGCGAGCCCGGGCAGCCGGCAGATACCATCTACGCCAATCCGAACCAGTTCACGTGGAACCTCGGCACGGCGTTCGGCGACGCGATTGGCATCAAGCCCGACGTGACGGCCTGGTTCACGGCGAAGGGGCCTGGCAATTACCTGGTCCAGCTCAAGGTGACCGATACGACCGCGACGGCGTACCCGAGCAGTGGCCAGCCAAACCTGTCGAGCACGGCGTCCGGGTATGTGTACGTGAAGTCCGCCACCGACCCGGCGTGCGTGGCGTGCATCACGAACCTGAAGGCGTCGGCCAAGTCGAAACTCGTGCAGTTGACCTGGACGCTGACGGGCGCGGATCACTACAACGTCTACCGATCGACGGTCAATGGAGGACCCTACAGCAAGATCGCGGTCGCGATTGCGACGCAGACGGTGTTCTTCGACGCCACGGTGGTGAACGGCACGACCTACTACTACGTGGTCCGGCCGACGACGCTGGGCGAAACCGAGTTGTGTCAGTCCAACCAGGTGTCGGCTCTCCCACGGGCGCTGCGGTAG
- a CDS encoding PEP-CTERM sorting domain-containing protein, protein MRKLVLVLCAVLVLGFGASAASADTIRLNDWILKINSATYDAIGNPILPGNVNAAGFDFGTGLGTIVVSLSTPGNYSLIGYFDHDITGDNNPWDNEWGVVHGAPVAGQSYQMDVPGCDPLVWDHCVPLSSLYPNITAGALDNTNHVGSPGLFDVAMALGWNFSLDADHRAVLTFHIGETLPASAFFLNQHDPLPAGTQGQDIYYSSTLDIVETGPGVVPEPSTMLLVGTGLIGLARLGRRKKK, encoded by the coding sequence ATGAGGAAACTCGTTCTCGTCTTGTGCGCGGTCCTGGTTCTTGGGTTCGGCGCGTCGGCGGCGTCAGCCGACACGATCCGACTCAATGACTGGATCCTCAAGATCAACAGCGCGACCTACGACGCGATCGGCAACCCGATCCTCCCAGGCAACGTCAACGCGGCTGGATTCGACTTCGGGACCGGACTCGGCACGATCGTCGTGTCGCTGAGCACCCCCGGTAACTACTCGCTCATCGGGTACTTCGACCACGACATCACCGGTGACAACAACCCGTGGGACAACGAGTGGGGAGTGGTTCACGGAGCGCCAGTGGCCGGGCAGTCATATCAGATGGATGTGCCCGGATGCGACCCCTTGGTGTGGGACCACTGCGTGCCGCTCAGTAGCTTGTACCCGAACATCACGGCTGGCGCCCTCGACAACACAAACCACGTGGGCTCACCTGGATTATTCGACGTGGCGATGGCGTTGGGGTGGAACTTCTCTCTCGACGCGGACCACCGCGCCGTCTTGACGTTCCACATCGGCGAGACCCTGCCGGCATCAGCCTTCTTCTTGAACCAGCACGATCCGCTGCCGGCCGGCACCCAGGGCCAGGACATCTACTACTCGAGCACCCTGGACATCGTCGAAACCGGTCCCGGCGTCGTACCCGAACCGAGCACGATGCTGCTCGTCGGCACGGGCCTGATCGGTCTTGCGCGCCTCGGGCGGCGCAAGAAGAAGTAG
- the htpG gene encoding molecular chaperone HtpG, producing MSERHHFQAEISQLLDIVIHSLYTDREIFIRELVSNAADACEKLRFLQTSGSTVFQPDVSSAISVTTDDKAGTITIADTGIGMTHGDLVENLGTIAHSGTKAFLKQLADNQRPDARLIGQFGVGFYSAFMVATKVVVLTRSSLPDEQGWRWTSENAGGFEIEPAADLSRGTQVVVHLKDDAKEFARTDTTRRIVERYSSFIQFPIELNGSRLNTIQAIWARNKGDVPDADYNAFYQYVGHDHEDPVLRLHFTADAPLAIQALLFVPKSNWENLGLGRTEPGVNLYCRKVLIQDHAPNLFPEWLRFLKGVVDSEDLPLNISRETMQDSALLEKINKVLTGRFLKFLDETAEKEAALYESFYAQYARFLKEGVATDFVHREVLGRLLRFESSAQPKGTLTSLADYVKRMRGDQKDVYYLLAPSREAAESSPYFEVFQSRGYEVLFLQDPIDEFVMEHLHEFDRKPLRAAEKADLAVADPLVAGVGLSDFDAEALAGWLKETLADRVGAVRPSKRLVNSPAVVVDADRMMTSGMRRMLRAVQKDKDEVPDAKQDLEVNPRHPIIVGLQKMRGSDNVLAVKVAQQLLDNALVAAGLLDDPRAMLARLNELLERVLAP from the coding sequence ATGAGCGAACGACATCACTTCCAAGCCGAAATCTCGCAACTGCTCGACATCGTCATCCACTCCCTCTACACCGACCGGGAGATTTTCATCCGCGAACTCGTGTCCAATGCGGCGGACGCGTGCGAGAAACTCCGGTTCCTCCAGACGTCGGGGAGCACGGTGTTCCAACCCGATGTCAGCTCCGCGATCTCGGTGACCACCGATGACAAGGCGGGCACCATCACCATTGCCGACACTGGCATCGGCATGACGCACGGCGACCTGGTGGAGAACCTGGGCACGATCGCGCACTCGGGGACGAAGGCGTTCCTCAAGCAACTGGCCGACAATCAGCGTCCCGATGCGCGTCTCATCGGACAGTTCGGCGTCGGCTTCTACTCGGCGTTCATGGTCGCCACCAAGGTGGTGGTCCTCACCCGATCGTCCCTGCCCGACGAGCAGGGCTGGCGCTGGACCAGCGAGAACGCCGGGGGCTTCGAGATCGAGCCGGCCGCCGATCTGTCGCGCGGCACACAGGTCGTCGTTCATCTCAAGGACGATGCGAAGGAGTTCGCCCGGACCGATACGACGAGGCGCATCGTCGAGCGCTATTCGAGCTTCATCCAGTTCCCGATCGAACTGAACGGCTCTCGCCTCAACACGATTCAGGCCATCTGGGCCCGGAACAAGGGCGACGTCCCCGACGCCGACTACAACGCCTTCTACCAGTACGTCGGCCACGATCACGAAGACCCGGTGCTCCGGTTGCACTTCACCGCCGACGCGCCGCTCGCCATCCAGGCGCTGCTGTTCGTGCCGAAGAGCAACTGGGAGAACCTGGGCCTCGGCCGCACCGAGCCCGGCGTGAACCTGTATTGCCGCAAGGTGCTGATCCAGGACCACGCGCCGAATCTCTTCCCCGAATGGCTCCGCTTCCTGAAGGGCGTGGTCGACAGCGAGGATCTGCCGCTCAACATCTCGCGCGAGACGATGCAGGATAGCGCCCTGCTGGAGAAGATCAACAAGGTGCTGACGGGGCGGTTCCTGAAGTTCCTCGACGAGACCGCCGAGAAGGAGGCCGCGCTCTACGAGAGCTTCTACGCGCAGTACGCGCGCTTCCTCAAGGAGGGCGTGGCCACCGACTTCGTGCACCGGGAGGTGCTCGGCAGGCTCCTCCGCTTCGAATCGTCCGCGCAACCGAAGGGCACGCTCACCTCGCTGGCCGATTACGTGAAGCGGATGCGGGGCGATCAGAAGGACGTCTATTATCTGCTGGCGCCGAGCCGCGAGGCGGCCGAGAGCAGCCCCTACTTCGAGGTCTTCCAGTCACGCGGCTACGAGGTGTTGTTCCTCCAGGATCCGATCGACGAGTTCGTGATGGAGCACCTCCACGAATTCGACAGGAAGCCACTGCGGGCTGCCGAGAAGGCCGACCTCGCCGTGGCGGATCCGCTCGTCGCCGGCGTGGGGCTCTCGGACTTCGATGCCGAGGCACTCGCCGGGTGGCTCAAGGAGACGCTCGCCGACCGCGTCGGCGCCGTACGGCCGTCCAAGCGCCTCGTGAACAGCCCCGCGGTGGTCGTCGACGCGGATCGCATGATGACCAGCGGGATGAGGCGGATGCTGAGGGCGGTGCAGAAGGACAAGGACGAGGTGCCTGACGCCAAGCAGGATCTCGAAGTCAACCCCCGCCACCCGATCATCGTCGGGCTGCAGAAGATGCGCGGGTCGGACAACGTCCTGGCGGTGAAGGTGGCGCAGCAGTTGCTCGACAACGCGCTGGTGGCGGCGGGGCTTCTCGACGATCCGCGGGCGATGCTGGCGAGGCTCAACGAACTGCTCGAGCGGGTGCTGGCACCGTAG
- a CDS encoding rhamnulokinase family protein: protein MGVAHPIGTHGARHVAIDLGAGSGRALIGGADATGFHVSEVHRFHYAPRRVDGHLRWDVAGLIDGIRMGLRLAHDAAASTGAPITSVGVDSWGVDYALLDEAGRLVEEPVCYRDERTSGAMDSVFTAVPRDELFARTGIQSLPFNTLYQLRAHVRDGLPERARHLLLIPDFCHHELCGSIVTERTNGSTTQLLAAGTRCWDDQLFDRLSLPRGLMSDVVDAGTAIGTLRPELCDGLGVAPAAVVAPGTHDTASAVAGTPLAPGWAYISSGTWSLVGVERDAPLLTAEASEAGLTNEAGVFGSVRLLTNVMGLWLLESCRREWAAEGRGHDLTALIAAVARVSDFAGVIFPDDQRFFAPGSMVRAIRTSLAATGQDDVDDPVRLTKVILDSLALRYAAAVATIERVTGRPVPGIHVVGGGSMNGYLNQATADASGRDVLAGPVEATATGNLLVQAISAGTIGSLDDGRRLVAGAHPPGRFEPRGGARWEQPARLFADLAAINALGRG from the coding sequence GTGGGCGTTGCGCATCCAATCGGCACACACGGCGCTCGGCATGTCGCGATCGACCTCGGGGCCGGCAGCGGACGGGCCCTGATTGGCGGTGCGGATGCCACGGGCTTCCACGTCAGCGAGGTGCACCGCTTCCACTATGCTCCACGCCGCGTCGACGGGCATCTGCGGTGGGACGTCGCGGGCCTGATTGACGGGATCCGCATGGGCCTCCGGCTCGCGCACGACGCGGCCGCGTCGACGGGCGCACCGATCACCTCGGTCGGCGTCGACTCGTGGGGCGTTGACTACGCCCTCCTCGACGAGGCCGGCCGCCTCGTGGAAGAGCCGGTCTGCTACCGCGACGAACGAACGTCCGGTGCGATGGACTCGGTCTTCACCGCCGTGCCGCGTGACGAACTCTTCGCGCGCACCGGTATCCAGTCTCTCCCGTTCAACACCCTGTACCAGCTCCGGGCACACGTGCGGGACGGGCTGCCGGAGCGTGCACGCCACCTCCTCCTCATCCCCGACTTCTGTCATCACGAACTGTGCGGGTCGATCGTCACGGAGCGGACGAACGGATCCACCACCCAGTTGCTCGCTGCCGGTACTCGCTGCTGGGACGACCAGCTCTTCGATCGGTTGAGCCTGCCGCGCGGCCTGATGTCGGACGTCGTGGATGCCGGGACCGCCATTGGCACACTTCGGCCGGAACTCTGCGACGGGCTGGGCGTCGCACCCGCCGCCGTGGTGGCGCCCGGCACGCACGACACGGCCAGCGCCGTCGCGGGCACGCCGCTCGCTCCGGGCTGGGCATACATCTCGTCCGGCACCTGGTCGCTGGTCGGCGTGGAACGGGATGCGCCGCTTCTGACCGCGGAGGCATCCGAGGCAGGCCTGACGAACGAAGCCGGCGTGTTCGGGAGCGTGCGCCTGCTGACAAACGTGATGGGCCTGTGGTTGCTCGAGTCGTGTCGGCGCGAATGGGCCGCAGAAGGCCGGGGGCACGATTTGACGGCGCTCATCGCAGCCGTTGCTCGAGTATCGGATTTCGCCGGCGTCATCTTCCCGGACGACCAGCGCTTCTTTGCGCCAGGCAGCATGGTGCGCGCGATCCGCACCTCGCTCGCGGCGACCGGGCAGGACGACGTCGACGACCCGGTGCGGCTGACAAAGGTGATCCTCGATTCGCTCGCCCTCCGCTATGCGGCGGCGGTCGCAACCATCGAGCGCGTGACGGGTCGGCCCGTTCCGGGCATTCACGTCGTCGGCGGCGGGTCGATGAACGGCTACCTGAATCAGGCAACGGCCGATGCGTCCGGACGTGACGTGCTCGCCGGGCCCGTGGAGGCCACCGCCACCGGGAACCTGCTGGTGCAGGCCATCTCGGCGGGGACGATCGGCTCGCTCGACGACGGCCGTCGGCTGGTGGCCGGCGCACACCCGCCCGGTCGGTTCGAGCCACGCGGTGGCGCGCGGTGGGAACAACCGGCCCGCCTGTTCGCCGACCTCGCCGCAATCAACGCGCTCGGCCGTGGATGA
- a CDS encoding DUF5110 domain-containing protein produces the protein MPLTLDIHPAGHSSCWLQEDDGMSPEYQRQVVAQTELTADLRPGALTIEVHAPTVPFHVDSRAVDRW, from the coding sequence ATGCCGCTCACGCTCGACATCCATCCTGCCGGCCACTCCTCGTGCTGGCTCCAGGAAGACGATGGGATGAGCCCCGAGTATCAGAGGCAGGTCGTTGCGCAGACCGAACTCACCGCCGACCTGCGGCCGGGTGCGTTGACGATCGAGGTGCACGCGCCCACCGTGCCCTTCCACGTCGATTCGCGGGCGGTCGATCGGTGGTGA